From the Cyanobium sp. M30B3 genome, the window AGACCTAGACGAAACCATCCGAGACTCTGCAGGGAGAAGCTGTGAGTAGACAATGCGCGAAGGATGAATACGGCGTAGATAAATACTGCTAAATCGACTTTTTAGCATAAGCTTGGAAGTGCTTTTGCGAAGAATAGCATTGTTACGCAATCAATCAGTGTATACATGCTACGGAAACAAAGCTAGGCTCACACAGGCTTTAGCGACACCGAACAAGGAATCCTTGCCTAATTAATAGCGTTTTAGAACAAGAGATTGCACTAACTTCTTCAAGCATGTCTACTTGCAGACGCCACTAAATATTGCTTGATGGCTCGGCACGCAAGACTTCGTACAAGCAGGCTGGCCTCCTTTCCAAAAGGCGGGAAGTGGCAAAGCCTCTTTGATTGAAAGATTACTAATATCCAAGGAATAGGGGTGCCGAAGATTTTCGATGAAATGATATGGCGAACTGATTCTATCCACATGATTTCGAAGCGTAATCGCCAGGATGCACTGTTGAGACGATTGGATAACTTATCTCACTTCTGCGGATCATCTGGATTATCCCCTTAAAGAAGAAATGGGCTGAATCTAAGCTTGTAGCGAAGATCTCTTGTGCGAGAGCCGATCGGGCGAGCGGGATTTCCGGCGACGATCGTGAAAGGGGGAACATCCCGACTCACTACAGCCCCAGCGCCAACGACGGCTCCCTCCCCGATCGAGACGCCTGGCAGCACAATTGCCCGGTATCCAATCCAGGCGTGGTCGCCAATGGTGACTGAGCCACCGCGATCGGAGAATTCAGCAGAGCGAGGGTCGTGCCCGAGGGTGAGAATGGCGGCTTCCGGGCCGATGCTCACATCGGCGCCGACGCAGATTGAAAAACGCCTGCCATCAAGCAGGCAACCATGGTTGATCACGCAGCGTTCACCCAATAGCACGCCTGGGCCATGCAGAAAGCGGCAGTGCATCTGAACCCCACTGCCACGACCCAGGGATTTCAGCCAGGGTCTGAGCACCATCAGCCTGAGCCGCCTTGATGGCAGATGGGTGATCAGTTCGTTGTAGAACCAGCTGATCCAGGAGCCCGCAATCAGGCGAATACGGGTCATGGGTAAGTAATTTGAGGCTCAGATTCGAGACCCAGCGCCTGGGCCACAAGCTCGGCATTGCGCTCCCAGCTGTTGGCGCCCTCGTAGCCCTGCCAATCCGGTGCCGGGGGATGGCTGAGCCAGTGCTGGATGCCGTGTGCCAGAGCCGTGGCGTCGTCGGCTTGCACCACAACGCCGAGATCAAAGGAGCGCACGGTATCGAGCAGGGCACTGGCCCCAGCTGAGGCGATCATCGGTTTGCGGTAGTGGGCGGCCAGGTGGAGCACGCCGCTGGCGGATCGGAACTGGCCCGAATAGGTGAGCAGCACCGCATCGCTGGCGGTGAAGTGATCCGCCACCTGCTCAGGGCTCTGATAGCCGATCTGCCAGCGGCAGCGGTTCGCCACCCCGAACTGCTCGGCCAGCTGCCGGTAGTGGGCGGATGGCCGCTGGCCGGCGGTGGCCTCAGGCCCTGCCACCAGCAACCAGATCTCGGGCAGTTCGGCCATCGCCTGGAGGATCAGCTGCAGGTTTTTGTTGTTGCGGATGTGGCCGAAGCTCAGCAGCAGCGTGGCCCGCGAAGGGACTGCCAGCCGGCGCCGCAGCTCTGCAGAACCGCTGGTCGGGGCTGGGTAACGGAAGGGCCCATGGGGGATCAGCTGGGTGCGCAGCTGGGGCTGGGGAGAGGCGGTGTCGAGCTGGATGGGTGCGTGGACGAATGCCACATCGAGAAAGCTGTACCCCTGGGCAATCGAGAGGCGGTGCCACCAGGGAGGGCCCACCACGAAATCACGCACGGGATCGTGCACCACAGCCGCAAAGCGCACCCCTGTAAGGGCCCAGCGGCGCAGCCGCCAGGCCCATAGGGGGGCCAGATATTCGCTGTAGGTAGTGAACAGCACGCA encodes:
- a CDS encoding acyltransferase; its protein translation is MTRIRLIAGSWISWFYNELITHLPSRRLRLMVLRPWLKSLGRGSGVQMHCRFLHGPGVLLGERCVINHGCLLDGRRFSICVGADVSIGPEAAILTLGHDPRSAEFSDRGGSVTIGDHAWIGYRAIVLPGVSIGEGAVVGAGAVVSRDVPPFTIVAGNPARPIGSRTRDLRYKLRFSPFLL
- a CDS encoding glycosyltransferase produces the protein MLFTTYSEYLAPLWAWRLRRWALTGVRFAAVVHDPVRDFVVGPPWWHRLSIAQGYSFLDVAFVHAPIQLDTASPQPQLRTQLIPHGPFRYPAPTSGSAELRRRLAVPSRATLLLSFGHIRNNKNLQLILQAMAELPEIWLLVAGPEATAGQRPSAHYRQLAEQFGVANRCRWQIGYQSPEQVADHFTASDAVLLTYSGQFRSASGVLHLAAHYRKPMIASAGASALLDTVRSFDLGVVVQADDATALAHGIQHWLSHPPAPDWQGYEGANSWERNAELVAQALGLESEPQITYP